From a single Brassica napus cultivar Da-Ae chromosome C9, Da-Ae, whole genome shotgun sequence genomic region:
- the LOC106375464 gene encoding ABC transporter G family member 22 isoform X2, whose amino-acid sequence MTPSPVEKEILSGINGSVSPGEVLALMGPSGSGKTTLLSLLGGRISQSATGGSITYNDKPYSKYLKSKIGFVTQDDVLFPHLTVKETLTYAARLRLPKTLTREQKEQRAIEVIQELGLERCQDTMIGGAFVRGVSGGERKRVSIGNEIIINPSLLLLDEPTSGLDSTTALRTIQMLHDIAEAGKTVITTIHQPSSRLFHRFDKLILLGRGNLLYFGKSSEALVYFSSIGCSPLITMNPAEFLLDLANGNINDISVPSELEDRVQVGNSGREPQTGKPSPAAVHEYLVEAYETRVAEQEKKKLSDPVPLDEEAKAKLLRLKRQWGASWWEQYCILFSRGLKERRHEYFSWLRVTQVLSTAVILGLLWWQSDIRTPRGLQDQAGLLFFIAVFWGFFPVFTAIFAFPQERAMLNKERAADMYRLSAYFLARTTSDLPLDFILPSLFLLVVYFMTGLRLSPYPFFLSMLTVFLCIIASQGLGLAIGAILMDLKKATTLASVTVMTFMLAGGFFVKKVPVFISWIRYLSFNYHTYKLLLKVQYKDFAQSINGMRIDNGLTEVVALVAMIFGYRLLAYLSLRQMKITT is encoded by the exons ATGACTCCATCCCCTGTGGAGAAAGAGATATTGAGTGGGATAAATGGGAGTGTGAGTCccggtgaagttcttgctctcATGGGTCCTTCAGGAAGTGGCAAAACAACTCTTCTTAGCTTACTCGGTGGCCGAATCTCTCAATCCGCCACTGGAGGCTCTATTACTTACAATGACAAGCCTTACTCTAAATACTTGAAAAGCAA GATTGGGTTTGTGACTCAAGACGATGTTCTCTTTCCTCATCTTACCGTGAAAGAAACTCTGACCTACGCAGCTCGTTTGCGTCTACCCAAGACTCTTACAAGGGAGCAAAAGGAGCAACGTGCTATTGAAGTTATCCAAGAGCTAGGTCTGGAGAGGTGTCAAGACACTATGATCGGTGGAGCTTTCGTGAGAGGTGTATCAGGTGGAGAGAGGAAAAGAGTTTCCATTGGAAACGAGATCATCATTAACCCTTCTCTACTACTTCTTGACGAACCAACTTCCGGTTTAGACTCCACCACTGCTCTAAGAACCATCCAGATGCTCCACGACATCGCTGAG GCGGGGAAGACAGTGATCACAACGATACATCAGCCATCTAGTAGACTCTTCCATAGATTCGATAAGCTGATACTACTCGGAAGAGGAAACCTTCTCTATTTTGGGAAATCATCAGAAGCTTTGGTTTACTTTTCTTCCATTGGTTGCTCTCCTCTTATCACCATGAACCCTGCTGAGTTCTTGCTTGATCTCGCCAACGGTAACATCAACGACATCTCTGTGCCTTCTGAGTTGGAAGATAGAGTTCAAGTAGGAAACTCAGGCAGAGAACCTCAAACTGGCAAGCCATCTCCTGCTGCTGTTCATGAG TATCTGGTGGAGGCATACGAGACTAGGGTTGCAGAacaggagaagaagaaactatCTGATCCTGTGCCACTAGACGAAGAAGCTAAGGCTAAACTTCTGCGTCTAAAGAGACAATGGGGAGCTAGCTGGTGGGAGCAATACTGCATACTCTTCTCTAGAGGACTCAAAGAGCGCCGTCACGAATATTTCAGCTGGTTGCGTGTCACACAAGTTTTATCCACAGCTGTTATTCTAGGTCTTCTCTGGTGGCAGTCAGATATTCGGACTCCAAGAGGACTACAAGATCAG GCTGGTTTGCTCTTCTTCATAGCGGTTTTCTGGGGGTTCTTCCCTGTTTTCACAGCGATATTTGCGTTTCCGCAAGAGCGAGCAATGCTGAATAAAGAGAGAGCAGCTGATATGTATAGACTAAGTGCATATTTCTTGGCTAGGACCACGAGTGATCTCCCTCTAGACTTTATCCTGCCTTCTCTCTTCCTCCTCGTGGTCTATTTCATGACTGGTCTTCGTCTTAGCCCGTATCCTTTCTTCTTGAGTATGCTCACTGTTTTCCTTTGCATCATTGCATCTCAG GGACTCGGACTTGCTATTGGAGCAATATTAATGGACTTAAAGAAGGCTACGACTTTGGCTTCAGTTACTGTCATGACATTTATGCTCGCCGGAGGATTCTTTGTTAAG AAAGTACCGGTGTTCATCTCCTGGATACGCTACCTGTCCTTCAATTACCACACCTACAAGCTTCTTCTCAAAGTGCAGTATAAAGACTTTGCTCAATCCATCAACGGGATGAGAATAGACAATGGACTGACTGAAGTGGTTGCACTCGTTGCCATGATCTTCGGTTACCGCCTCCTCGCTTATCTGTCTCTAAGGCAAATGAAGATCACAACATAA
- the LOC106374256 gene encoding notchless protein homolog — protein sequence MAKPLSIFHRSLSSNIEQEASEMEMNTVMCLLTDAEGTPLGSAMYIPHNAGHLQLTNLVNTFLNNEEKLSYSFYVSDEELLVSVGTYMERNSVSVENVLKIVYRQQAVFRIRPVYRCSQTISDVHEGEILCVSFSPDGKQLASGSGDTTVRLWDLNTETPMFTCKGHKEHVLAVAWSPDAKCLVSGDRDGKVCCWDPSKGELQGNALSGHKKWICGIAWEPAHLSYPSRRFVTCGKDGDARIWDFTLKRTLIVLSGHTRAVTCVKWGGDGTIYTGSQDSTIRMWEITQQGQGILKHILKDHAGWVNSLSLSTEYVLRTGAFDRTRQVTCSDEEMKKIALERYIKAKGKIDSLERLVSGSDDFTIILWEPSVSLQPKQKMVTTARLTGHQQLVNHVYFSPNGQWIASASFDKSVKLWDGVTGKFITAFRGHANCVYQISWSPDSRMLLSCSKDSTLKVWEIGTKKLKHDLPGHEDEVWAVDWSPDGEKVASGGLGKALKLWKG from the exons atgGCAAAGCCTTTGTCGATTTTCCATCGGAGTTTGTCGTCTAACATAGAGCAGGAAGCGTCGGAGATGGAGATGAACACAGTGATGTGTCTGTTAACAGACGCAGAAGGAACTCCACTAGGTTCTGCTATGTATATCCCTCACAACGCAGGGCATTTGCAGCTCACCAACTTGGTCAATACGTTTCTCAACAAT GAGGAGAAGTTATCTTACAGCTTCTATGTATCAGATGAAGAGCTTCTTGTCTCAGTGGGAACTTACATGGAGAGAAATAGCG TGTCCGTGGAGAATGTTTTGAAGATTGTTTATCGACAACAAGCTGTTTTCAGGATTCGCCCGGTTTACCGTTGCTCACAGACAATAAGTGAtg TTCATGAGGGTGAGATTCTCTGTGTTTCGTTTAGCCCTGACGGTAAGCAACTAGCAAGTGGTTCAGGTGATACAACTGTGAGGCTTTGGGATCTCAACACTGAAACTCCAATGTTTACATGCAAAG GGCACAAGGAACATGTTCTCGCAGTTGCATGGTCACCAGATGCAAAGTGTCTTGTGAGCGGTGATAGAGATGGAAAAGTCTGTTGTTGGGATCCAAGCAAAGGAGAATTACAGGGCAATGCACTTTCA GGTCACAAGAAGTGGATTTGTGGTATCGCGTGGGAACCAGCTCATCTTAGTTATCCAAGCAGGAGATTTGTGACTTGTGGCAAAGATGGGGATGCAAGGATCTGGGACTTTACACTGAAGAGAACTCTTATTGTCCTCAGTGGACACACACGAGCTGTGACCTGTGTCAAATGGGGTGGTGATGGAACTATATACACAGG TTCCCAAGATAGTACCATAAGGATGTGGGAGATCACTCAGCAGGGTCAAGGAATCCTCAAACATATATTGAAG GACCATGCCGGTTGGGTGAACTCCCTTTCATTGAGTACAGAATATGTTCTTCGGACAGGAGCTTTTGACCGCACTAGACAAGTAACATGTTCAGATGAAGAAATGAAAAAG ATTGCACTTGAAAGATACATCAAAGCAAAAGGGAAAATAGATTCTCTTGAAAGATTAGTGTCTGGGTCTGATGATTTCACAATAATCCTTTGGGAACCATCCGTTAGCTTACAACCTAAACAAAAAATGGTTACTACAGCCAGGTTAACTGGTCATCAACAG CTTGTAAACCATGTGTATTTCTCACCAAATGGGCAATGGATTGCAAGTGCATCGTTCGATAAATCTGTGAAGCTATGGGATGGTGTCACAGGAAAATTTATTACAGCATTCCGAGGCCACGCTAACTGTGTCTATCAGATCAGTTGGTCACCTGACAGTAGGATGCTTTTGAGTTGCAGCAAAGATTCAACTCTCAAG GTATGGGAGATTGGAACAAAAAAGCTAAAACATGATCTCCCTGGTCATGAGGATGAG GTTTGGGCTGTGGATTGGAGTCCAGATGGTGAGAAAGTAGCTTCTGGTGGTCTTGGTAAAGCTCTTAAACTATGGAAAGGTTAA
- the LOC106375464 gene encoding ABC transporter G family member 22 isoform X1, which produces MSTEKPPLASGLARTRSEQLYETLAAAIKSPFGSMDANGVPATAPASISGGRETLSRKSSRRLMMSASPGRSGGAGTHIRKSRSAQLKLELEEVSSGAALSRASSASLGLSFSFTGFAMPPEEISDSKPFSDDEMIPDDNEAGNKKPKFQAEPTLPIFLKFKEVTYKVSIRKLMTPSPVEKEILSGINGSVSPGEVLALMGPSGSGKTTLLSLLGGRISQSATGGSITYNDKPYSKYLKSKIGFVTQDDVLFPHLTVKETLTYAARLRLPKTLTREQKEQRAIEVIQELGLERCQDTMIGGAFVRGVSGGERKRVSIGNEIIINPSLLLLDEPTSGLDSTTALRTIQMLHDIAEAGKTVITTIHQPSSRLFHRFDKLILLGRGNLLYFGKSSEALVYFSSIGCSPLITMNPAEFLLDLANGNINDISVPSELEDRVQVGNSGREPQTGKPSPAAVHEYLVEAYETRVAEQEKKKLSDPVPLDEEAKAKLLRLKRQWGASWWEQYCILFSRGLKERRHEYFSWLRVTQVLSTAVILGLLWWQSDIRTPRGLQDQAGLLFFIAVFWGFFPVFTAIFAFPQERAMLNKERAADMYRLSAYFLARTTSDLPLDFILPSLFLLVVYFMTGLRLSPYPFFLSMLTVFLCIIASQGLGLAIGAILMDLKKATTLASVTVMTFMLAGGFFVKKVPVFISWIRYLSFNYHTYKLLLKVQYKDFAQSINGMRIDNGLTEVVALVAMIFGYRLLAYLSLRQMKITT; this is translated from the exons ATGTCAACAGAGAAGCCACCGTTGGCCTCAGGTTTAGCTCGGACACGGTCCGAGCAGCTATATGAGACACTGGCTGCTGCCATCAAATCACCTTTCGGCTCCATGGACGCTAATGGTGTGCCTGCAACGGCTCCGGCATCAATAAGTGGTGGAAGAGAGACGCTGTCTAGAAAATCAAGCCGGAGACTGATGATGTCGGCGTCTCCAGGGAGGAGTGGCGGAGCTGGGACACACATTAGGAAGTCTAGGAGTGCTCAACTTAAGCTTGAGCTAGAGGAGGTAAGCAGCGGCGCGGCGCTGAGCCGTGCGTCCAGCGCGTCGCTAGGGCTCTCGTTTTCGTTCACCGGTTTCGCTATGCCGCCGGAGGAAATCTCCGACTCGAAACCGTTCAGCGACGACGAGATGATAC CGGACGACAATGAGGCGGGAAACAAGAAGCCTAAGTTTCAAGCAGAACCAACATTACCTATCTTTCTCAAG TTCAAGGAAGTTACATACAAGGTGTCGATAAGGAAACTCATGACTCCATCCCCTGTGGAGAAAGAGATATTGAGTGGGATAAATGGGAGTGTGAGTCccggtgaagttcttgctctcATGGGTCCTTCAGGAAGTGGCAAAACAACTCTTCTTAGCTTACTCGGTGGCCGAATCTCTCAATCCGCCACTGGAGGCTCTATTACTTACAATGACAAGCCTTACTCTAAATACTTGAAAAGCAA GATTGGGTTTGTGACTCAAGACGATGTTCTCTTTCCTCATCTTACCGTGAAAGAAACTCTGACCTACGCAGCTCGTTTGCGTCTACCCAAGACTCTTACAAGGGAGCAAAAGGAGCAACGTGCTATTGAAGTTATCCAAGAGCTAGGTCTGGAGAGGTGTCAAGACACTATGATCGGTGGAGCTTTCGTGAGAGGTGTATCAGGTGGAGAGAGGAAAAGAGTTTCCATTGGAAACGAGATCATCATTAACCCTTCTCTACTACTTCTTGACGAACCAACTTCCGGTTTAGACTCCACCACTGCTCTAAGAACCATCCAGATGCTCCACGACATCGCTGAG GCGGGGAAGACAGTGATCACAACGATACATCAGCCATCTAGTAGACTCTTCCATAGATTCGATAAGCTGATACTACTCGGAAGAGGAAACCTTCTCTATTTTGGGAAATCATCAGAAGCTTTGGTTTACTTTTCTTCCATTGGTTGCTCTCCTCTTATCACCATGAACCCTGCTGAGTTCTTGCTTGATCTCGCCAACGGTAACATCAACGACATCTCTGTGCCTTCTGAGTTGGAAGATAGAGTTCAAGTAGGAAACTCAGGCAGAGAACCTCAAACTGGCAAGCCATCTCCTGCTGCTGTTCATGAG TATCTGGTGGAGGCATACGAGACTAGGGTTGCAGAacaggagaagaagaaactatCTGATCCTGTGCCACTAGACGAAGAAGCTAAGGCTAAACTTCTGCGTCTAAAGAGACAATGGGGAGCTAGCTGGTGGGAGCAATACTGCATACTCTTCTCTAGAGGACTCAAAGAGCGCCGTCACGAATATTTCAGCTGGTTGCGTGTCACACAAGTTTTATCCACAGCTGTTATTCTAGGTCTTCTCTGGTGGCAGTCAGATATTCGGACTCCAAGAGGACTACAAGATCAG GCTGGTTTGCTCTTCTTCATAGCGGTTTTCTGGGGGTTCTTCCCTGTTTTCACAGCGATATTTGCGTTTCCGCAAGAGCGAGCAATGCTGAATAAAGAGAGAGCAGCTGATATGTATAGACTAAGTGCATATTTCTTGGCTAGGACCACGAGTGATCTCCCTCTAGACTTTATCCTGCCTTCTCTCTTCCTCCTCGTGGTCTATTTCATGACTGGTCTTCGTCTTAGCCCGTATCCTTTCTTCTTGAGTATGCTCACTGTTTTCCTTTGCATCATTGCATCTCAG GGACTCGGACTTGCTATTGGAGCAATATTAATGGACTTAAAGAAGGCTACGACTTTGGCTTCAGTTACTGTCATGACATTTATGCTCGCCGGAGGATTCTTTGTTAAG AAAGTACCGGTGTTCATCTCCTGGATACGCTACCTGTCCTTCAATTACCACACCTACAAGCTTCTTCTCAAAGTGCAGTATAAAGACTTTGCTCAATCCATCAACGGGATGAGAATAGACAATGGACTGACTGAAGTGGTTGCACTCGTTGCCATGATCTTCGGTTACCGCCTCCTCGCTTATCTGTCTCTAAGGCAAATGAAGATCACAACATAA
- the LOC106374257 gene encoding nuclear transcription factor Y subunit A-10 isoform X2: MQTEYCKERGELFSPPQASCLWNIAFGPPALTTESLSSVSFAGVKVVTPETESEQGGGKSSRDHVSKPHVAFSMQSSCFEFGFAQPTIYTKHPDHVEQYYGVVSGYGSQISPGRVMLPLKMETEEDGTIYVNSKQYHGIIRRRQSRAKAVLKNKISSCRKPYMHHSRHLHAMRRPRGSGGRFLNTKKADADLQSKPSNPQISEVFHPKNRTMTSSMETYGPNVSSSNVTSMNHFLSSSVHSIGGNMVMPSKWIAEAMDIGCCKLKT; this comes from the exons ATGCAAACTGAGTATTGCAAGGAGAGAGGGGAGCTTTTCTCGCCTCCACAGGCTTCTTGTTTGTGGAATATAGCTTTTGGACCTCCGGCGTTGACTACGGAGAGCCTCTCCTCTGTCTCATTCGCCGGAGTTAAGGTCGTTACTCCAGAGACAGAGTCAGAGCAAG GTGGTGGAAAGAGTTCAAGAGATCATGTGTCAAAGCCTCATGTTGCTTTCTCAATGCAATCTTCCTGCTTCGAGTTTGGATTTGCCCAGCCAACG ATCTACACAAAGCATCCTGATCATGTGGAACAGTACTACGGAGTTGTTTCAGGCTATGGATCTCAGATATCACCAGGCCGGGTCATGCTGCCTCTTAAGATGGAGACAGAAGAAGATGGTACGATCTATGTGAACTCAAAGCAGTACCATGGAATCATCAGGCGACGCCAGTCTCGTGCTAAGGCTGTCCTCAAGAACAAAATTAGCAGCTGCCGCAAG CCATATATGCATCACTCGCGCCATCTCCATGCTATGCGTCGTCCTAGAGGATCCGGCGGGCGTTTCTTGAACACCAAGAAAGCAGATGCTGATTTACAATCTAAGCCAAGCAATCCTCAGATTTCAGAAGTCTTTCATCCCAAAAACAGGACCATGACCTCATCGATGGAAACATACGGACCAAATGTCTCAAGTTCAAATGTTACAAGTATGAATCACTTTCTAAGTTCGTCGGTTCATTCTATTGGTGGTAATATGGTCATGCCTAGCAAGTGGATTGCAGAAGCAATGGATATTGGCTGCTGCAAACTCAAAACCTGA
- the LOC106374257 gene encoding nuclear transcription factor Y subunit A-10 isoform X1 — protein MQTEYCKERGELFSPPQASCLWNIAFGPPALTTESLSSVSFAGVKVVTPETESEQGGGKSSRDHVSKPHVAFSMQSSCFEFGFAQPTIYTKHPDHVEQYYGVVSGYGSQISPGRVMLPLKMETEEDGTIYVNSKQYHGIIRRRQSRAKAVLKNKISSCRKQPYMHHSRHLHAMRRPRGSGGRFLNTKKADADLQSKPSNPQISEVFHPKNRTMTSSMETYGPNVSSSNVTSMNHFLSSSVHSIGGNMVMPSKWIAEAMDIGCCKLKT, from the exons ATGCAAACTGAGTATTGCAAGGAGAGAGGGGAGCTTTTCTCGCCTCCACAGGCTTCTTGTTTGTGGAATATAGCTTTTGGACCTCCGGCGTTGACTACGGAGAGCCTCTCCTCTGTCTCATTCGCCGGAGTTAAGGTCGTTACTCCAGAGACAGAGTCAGAGCAAG GTGGTGGAAAGAGTTCAAGAGATCATGTGTCAAAGCCTCATGTTGCTTTCTCAATGCAATCTTCCTGCTTCGAGTTTGGATTTGCCCAGCCAACG ATCTACACAAAGCATCCTGATCATGTGGAACAGTACTACGGAGTTGTTTCAGGCTATGGATCTCAGATATCACCAGGCCGGGTCATGCTGCCTCTTAAGATGGAGACAGAAGAAGATGGTACGATCTATGTGAACTCAAAGCAGTACCATGGAATCATCAGGCGACGCCAGTCTCGTGCTAAGGCTGTCCTCAAGAACAAAATTAGCAGCTGCCGCAAG CAGCCATATATGCATCACTCGCGCCATCTCCATGCTATGCGTCGTCCTAGAGGATCCGGCGGGCGTTTCTTGAACACCAAGAAAGCAGATGCTGATTTACAATCTAAGCCAAGCAATCCTCAGATTTCAGAAGTCTTTCATCCCAAAAACAGGACCATGACCTCATCGATGGAAACATACGGACCAAATGTCTCAAGTTCAAATGTTACAAGTATGAATCACTTTCTAAGTTCGTCGGTTCATTCTATTGGTGGTAATATGGTCATGCCTAGCAAGTGGATTGCAGAAGCAATGGATATTGGCTGCTGCAAACTCAAAACCTGA